In Rhodospirillaceae bacterium, the sequence TCCTTCGCGGTGATGTCATCTCGACAGGTCCTGGGGCGCGTGTGGAAATGCGTATGCTTGATGACGCGGTGATGACGTTGGGCGAAAAAACCATTTTCGTTGTTACCGATTATATTGCGACTGGCGCTGAACCGCTTGCTTCATTCCGCCTGATGCAGGGCGCTTTCAAGGCGGTCAGCGGGAAAATTGCCGGAGCCGAAGGTCGTTTTGTCGTCGCCACCGAAGTTGCGACCATTGGCATTCGTGGCACCACTTTCTGGGGCGGCTCGCTTGATGGTGAGTTTGAAGTAGCCCTTCTGGACGGCAAGGGTGTTTATGTGGAAACAAGAACCGGCCGGGTCGAGTTGACCAAGGTTGGGCAGGGGACAAAGATTATTGACGCCAACAAGAATCCTTCCAAACCTGTCGTCTGGGGGGCCAAAAAAACCAATCGCGCTATCGCCACAGTTAGTTTTGATTAAGCTAGCAAGTCCGCATGGATGGACAGCACCTCATCGAAGGCGGTGACAAAATTGTCCAGGTCTTCATCGGCCATGGCCAGTGACAGGGTCATGTAGCCGCGCTGGGCGTAGACAAAACCGCGCAACATCATTTCCAGATGCAGCAGTGTCGCTTTTTCCGGGACTTCACCCGTGGTGTCGGCGGGTGTCCTGATCGGGTGGCCAACGGTGTGAAGGCCCATAATGGATCCGACGCCGGAATACTGCATGGCCAGATTACGCTCTCTGATCAGCGCGTTCAGACGGGCCCGGAAGTCTTCACCGCGCCTGAACAGGTCATCGGCTGCCTGTGGCGTAAAGACTTCGCTAAGACCTGTGTATCCGCCAGCCATGGACATAACGTTGTTATTAAATGTCCCGGCGTGACCGATCGAGTTTGCTGATGTGGGATCGAACTGGCCCATGATATCGGCACGTCCGCCAAAGGCGCCGAAGCTGGCGCCGCCACCGACGTATTTTCCAAGCGTCGTGATATCAGGCGCAATGCCCAGATGTTGTTGAAGTCCTCCGGCAGCCGAGCGGGATGTCATCACTTCGTCAAAGATCAGGACAATGCCGTGGCGTTCGGTTTCGCTGCGAAGGGCTTCAAGGAATGCCGGGTCGGCGGGCAGGCATCCACCGGCCCCCATCATCGGCTCGATAATGACGGCGGCCAGATCGCCGGCATTCTCTGAAATCGCTTTGATCATTCCCGGAGCGTCGTTGTAGGGAGCGTAAACGAATTGAAAGGGTGCGTTGACCGGCGAGCCGCCGTGGGCAAAGTACAGAACGCCGCCATGGTAAGCACCATCGAAGACCATCACCTTGTCACGACCGGTGAAGGCGCGCGCCGCACCAAGCGCCATCAGGTTGGATTCGGTTCCCGAATTGGTGAAGCGAACCTGGTCAATGGAAGCAAAGCGCTGGCAGATGATGGCGGCCAGTTTGGTTTCCCAGCGGTTCGGCGCGCCCAGCACCATGCCTTCGTCGATGGCGTCCTTGATGGCGCTCAGGATAAGCGGGTTGGAGTGTCCGTAAAGCCCGGCTGAATATTCGCCAAGGAAATCCGTATAGCGGTGTCCGTCCAGATCATGCAGATACGCGCCTTCGCCCCCCGCCATGGTCAGCGGGAAGGGATTATAATGCAGGACCGTGCGGGTGTTGCCGCCGGGCATGACCTCATGGGCTTTCCTCCAGGCAGCGTGACTTTCGGGGTTGGCGGTAATAAAGCGTTCGCTGACATCGCCGAGCGCATCTTTAAGCCGATTATCACCGGTTTGATTTTGCTTTGTTTGAAAGACTGACATTGCCACAGGTTCCTTTTTATCCAGGATGATCCTAGCTAAATTCCAGGGCCAATAGAACTGTTTTTCAAAGACTTATCCGGTCCAGGTTGGAGGTGTGAATTGCGTGATTGCAGAGCCAATATTTTTCGTGCATAAGCGCAAATTAGAATCGTATTTAAGGGCACACGATAATGTTAAAGGTCATCTCCAATAGCTGGGCGCTGTTGTTTGGTATGGGCTTGATTATGCTCGGCAACGGCTTGTTGGGATCATTGCTGGGTGTCAGGGCCTCGATCGAGGGCTTTGGGCTTTCGGCCACTGGGCTGATGATGTCCGGTTATTTTATCGGTTTGATTTTGGGTTCGGTGTCGGTTCCAAAAATGGTCGGGCGGGTTGGTCATATCCGCATGTTTGGGGCCTTGGCTTCGCTAGCCTCGACCGCTGTTCTTATTCACATCGTGATCATTGATCCCTGGGCCTGGTGGGTGATGCGGGTTGTCACCGGTTTTTCCTACGCCGGGCTTTATGTGGTTACCGAAAGCTGGCTCAATGATGCCTCGGAAAACGAGACCCGTGGCCAGTTGCTCAGTTTCTACATGGTGGTTTTACTGGGTGGCATGGCCGGTGGCCAGTTCTTGCTCAACATGGCCCCACCGTCCGGGTTTGAACTGTTTGTCCTGATATCGGTGCTGGTTGGCCTCGCCGTTGTCCCTATTCTGGTTACTGTCAGCTCGGCGCCGGATTTTGAAACCACAGAGTCCGTCAGCATCGCCCAGCTTTTCCGGGTTTCGCCGCTGGGCGTCATCGGTATGCTGGTGAGCAGTGTATCTATGGGAACGATATTTGGCCTTGGCGCCGTTTATGGGACTCAGATCGGAATGACCGTGCAGGAAATTTCATTTTTCATGGGTGCGATTGTTGTCGGCGGCGCTGTCGTTCAGTTGCCGCTGGGAAAAATGTCTGATCGCTACGGGCGTCGTCGCGCCATTATCGGGGTCTGCACTGGCGGGGTTGTGGTCTCCCTGTTCGCTGCTCAAGGGACAATAAGTGGCTGGCATCTTTATCTGCTTGCCGCAGCCCTGGGTGCGATGTCGACGCCGCTTTATTCCCTGTGCGCCGCCCACACCAATGATTACCTGACCCCGCCGCAAATGGTCGCGGCCAGTGGCACCCTGGTACTGGTCAGTGGGCTTGGGGCGACTTTAGGCTCGCCGATCACCGCCTTCGCTATGGATTACTTTGGTCCGGTTGCATTTTATTATTGTATTGCCATGTCCCTGGGAATTGTCGCCGTGTACGGGCTCTGGCGTTCGACCCGTCGTGACGCCATGGCCCAGGAAGATCAGGGTGATTTCGTTATCATGGCGCCAACACCGATGAGTGCTTCTTTTAATCCGGATGTGGATCTGGAAGAAATCGAGGCCGCCGCTGAAGTTGACGCTCAAGAGGTTCAGGCCAGTTTCGAGGAATTGGCCGAGGAGTTGCAACAAACCGACGATGTGTCCTGAAAAATCAGGATTATACCCTTTTTCAGGGTAATATAATACCGTGTTAGTAACGCTAGGAAATTATTGAATAATTTCGCCAGTATTGCGTTGACATGGAAACATCATTGGCCTAAAACCCGTCCTTCGCGCGACGGGGACGCTCCCTGTCCGTCAGTTTAATTTCAAATGATTTAACGGGTGTATGATGAATACCTATTCCGCCAAGCTTTCGGATATCGAACGCAAATGGTGCATTATTGACGCCGAAGGCCTTGTCCTTGGCCGTCTGGCCAGCATTGTTTCCATGCGTCTGCGTGGCAAGCATAAACCGATGTATACGCCGTCCATGGATTGTGGCGATAACATTATCATTATCAACGCCGATAAAGTGCAGCTCACCGGTCGCAAACGCACCGACAAAGAGTACTTCTGGCACACCGGCCATCCCGGCGGCATTAAAAGCCGTACCGCTGGTCAAATTCTTGATGGCGAGCACCCGGAGCGGGTTGTCATCAAGGCTGTCGAGCGCATGATCAGCCGCAATCCGCTGGGTCGTCAGCAGATGCGCAAACTGCATGTCTATGCCAGCCCCGACCATCCTCACGGCGCCCAGAACCCTGAAGTTCTCGACGTCGCCGCGATGAACCCGAAGAATACGAGGAGTGCCTAGATCATGGCCGAAGACGTTAAAACCCTTGAAGACCTGAAGGACGTGATGGAAGGCAATGCCGAAGCCGCCGTCGTTGCCGGCGATATTGAAGCTGTTTCAGCTGTCCCCGCTGAACCCAAGATCGACGCCCAGGGCCGCGCCTATGCCACCGGCAAGCGTAAAAACGCCATTGCCCGTGTCTGGATTAAACCGGGACCCGGCAAGATCACCGTCAATGGTCGTGAAGTTGAAACCTATTTCGCCCGTCCGGTTCTGCGCATGATCATCAATCAGGCGTTCACTGTTGCCGGTCGCGAAGGCCAGTACGATATCACCGCCACGGTTACCGGTGGTGGCCTGTCCGGACAGGCCGGCGCCGTGCGCCATGGTCTTTCCAAGGCGCTGACCAATTTTGAACCGGCCCTGCGCCCGGTTTTGAAGAAGGCCGGCTTCCTGACCCGTGACAGTCGTGTCGTTGAACGTAAAAAATACGGCCGCGCCAAAGCCCGCCGTAGCTTCCAGTTCTCGAAACGTTAAAAATACGATAATTAGAAGCTCAATAAACGCAATAAAAACAGGGAG encodes:
- a CDS encoding FecR domain-containing protein gives rise to the protein MTSFLASCRMFLVVIVLAPLPLNAQEEDVAGIVERLQGTAVAMQDALPRVLKVGDKILRGDVISTGPGARVEMRMLDDAVMTLGEKTIFVVTDYIATGAEPLASFRLMQGAFKAVSGKIAGAEGRFVVATEVATIGIRGTTFWGGSLDGEFEVALLDGKGVYVETRTGRVELTKVGQGTKIIDANKNPSKPVVWGAKKTNRAIATVSFD
- a CDS encoding aminotransferase class III-fold pyridoxal phosphate-dependent enzyme, whose amino-acid sequence is MSVFQTKQNQTGDNRLKDALGDVSERFITANPESHAAWRKAHEVMPGGNTRTVLHYNPFPLTMAGGEGAYLHDLDGHRYTDFLGEYSAGLYGHSNPLILSAIKDAIDEGMVLGAPNRWETKLAAIICQRFASIDQVRFTNSGTESNLMALGAARAFTGRDKVMVFDGAYHGGVLYFAHGGSPVNAPFQFVYAPYNDAPGMIKAISENAGDLAAVIIEPMMGAGGCLPADPAFLEALRSETERHGIVLIFDEVMTSRSAAGGLQQHLGIAPDITTLGKYVGGGASFGAFGGRADIMGQFDPTSANSIGHAGTFNNNVMSMAGGYTGLSEVFTPQAADDLFRRGEDFRARLNALIRERNLAMQYSGVGSIMGLHTVGHPIRTPADTTGEVPEKATLLHLEMMLRGFVYAQRGYMTLSLAMADEDLDNFVTAFDEVLSIHADLLA
- a CDS encoding MFS transporter, which produces MLKVISNSWALLFGMGLIMLGNGLLGSLLGVRASIEGFGLSATGLMMSGYFIGLILGSVSVPKMVGRVGHIRMFGALASLASTAVLIHIVIIDPWAWWVMRVVTGFSYAGLYVVTESWLNDASENETRGQLLSFYMVVLLGGMAGGQFLLNMAPPSGFELFVLISVLVGLAVVPILVTVSSAPDFETTESVSIAQLFRVSPLGVIGMLVSSVSMGTIFGLGAVYGTQIGMTVQEISFFMGAIVVGGAVVQLPLGKMSDRYGRRRAIIGVCTGGVVVSLFAAQGTISGWHLYLLAAALGAMSTPLYSLCAAHTNDYLTPPQMVAASGTLVLVSGLGATLGSPITAFAMDYFGPVAFYYCIAMSLGIVAVYGLWRSTRRDAMAQEDQGDFVIMAPTPMSASFNPDVDLEEIEAAAEVDAQEVQASFEELAEELQQTDDVS
- the rplM gene encoding 50S ribosomal protein L13, with amino-acid sequence MNTYSAKLSDIERKWCIIDAEGLVLGRLASIVSMRLRGKHKPMYTPSMDCGDNIIIINADKVQLTGRKRTDKEYFWHTGHPGGIKSRTAGQILDGEHPERVVIKAVERMISRNPLGRQQMRKLHVYASPDHPHGAQNPEVLDVAAMNPKNTRSA
- the rpsI gene encoding 30S ribosomal protein S9, yielding MAEDVKTLEDLKDVMEGNAEAAVVAGDIEAVSAVPAEPKIDAQGRAYATGKRKNAIARVWIKPGPGKITVNGREVETYFARPVLRMIINQAFTVAGREGQYDITATVTGGGLSGQAGAVRHGLSKALTNFEPALRPVLKKAGFLTRDSRVVERKKYGRAKARRSFQFSKR